From one Bradyrhizobium sp. Ash2021 genomic stretch:
- a CDS encoding porin, with amino-acid sequence MGSKSRFVKSIIRGTGKSFACAVASAGFVASASAADLDGLVLKAPPVMPDLTWHGITLIGAIDVSGQYEQHGAPYAGGATTSSSLITPWNRSPQWLFAPSQSLQSFLGVKVEEPITSDVKFIARAEMGFNPTTGDISDALKSTQRMNGIPLNLQSMNGDGSRAGQILNGEAWAGFDSKPWGTIHIGRNNAVALDMLGAYDPLASYGFSLFGYVGLLAGQGSAETPRIDDSIKYLNSWGPIRTELMYGHPNTNAKDFFQGTIGFVRPNFSIDLIAGHVSDMLLVNALAGPANLGSQFLGARVFDTNMYGFLAKYVFDLSGGGVLATSESKFTLSGGYQRLDFSNPADGGFAPGHTTIGDYQIGPVFSTSASIATGVVNYGFTGGDRLVDISFIAGKYQYDSHLSLALAYYRYDQNSFGLGVNAIPGIVAPSYSSKSCSSSAFFNCSGNEQVVSFRADYQWTKNLMLYAGIAYSKVNGGFAFSYLTTSTFDPTVGLRFTF; translated from the coding sequence ATGGGTTCAAAGTCGAGATTTGTTAAAAGTATCATACGCGGCACCGGGAAGAGCTTCGCGTGTGCTGTTGCGTCGGCTGGCTTTGTCGCCAGCGCCAGCGCCGCGGATCTGGATGGGCTGGTTTTGAAGGCGCCGCCAGTAATGCCGGATCTCACTTGGCATGGCATTACGCTGATCGGCGCTATCGATGTCTCGGGGCAATATGAACAACACGGAGCGCCGTATGCAGGTGGTGCCACTACGTCCTCGTCGCTGATTACCCCGTGGAATAGAAGCCCCCAATGGCTTTTCGCTCCCAGCCAATCACTTCAATCCTTCTTGGGTGTCAAAGTTGAAGAACCCATAACCTCTGATGTAAAATTTATCGCCAGGGCGGAAATGGGCTTCAATCCAACCACCGGCGACATTTCAGATGCGCTCAAGAGCACCCAACGAATGAACGGCATTCCGTTGAACCTGCAGTCGATGAATGGTGACGGCTCTCGTGCTGGGCAAATTCTGAACGGCGAAGCTTGGGCGGGTTTCGACAGCAAGCCGTGGGGCACAATACATATCGGTCGCAACAATGCTGTTGCGCTCGATATGTTGGGCGCGTACGATCCCCTCGCCTCGTACGGATTCTCGCTCTTCGGTTACGTCGGTCTCTTGGCGGGGCAGGGCAGCGCGGAAACCCCTCGTATCGATGATTCAATAAAATATCTCAACAGCTGGGGCCCGATCCGTACCGAACTTATGTATGGGCATCCAAACACGAACGCAAAAGACTTCTTTCAGGGAACTATCGGATTTGTACGTCCGAACTTCTCTATCGACTTAATCGCCGGTCACGTCAGCGATATGCTGTTGGTCAATGCGCTGGCCGGCCCAGCTAATTTGGGTTCGCAGTTTCTCGGCGCACGCGTCTTCGACACCAATATGTACGGGTTCCTTGCGAAGTATGTGTTCGATCTCAGTGGAGGCGGCGTGCTGGCTACGTCCGAGTCGAAGTTTACGCTGAGTGGTGGATACCAACGTCTCGATTTCTCCAATCCAGCCGACGGAGGTTTCGCGCCGGGACATACAACGATTGGAGACTACCAAATTGGCCCGGTTTTCTCAACCAGCGCTTCAATCGCGACTGGGGTCGTAAACTATGGCTTCACCGGCGGAGATCGTTTGGTTGATATTAGCTTCATCGCGGGTAAATATCAATATGATTCACATCTATCGCTCGCGCTTGCCTATTATCGCTATGATCAAAACAGTTTCGGATTGGGCGTGAACGCTATTCCCGGTATCGTGGCGCCGTCGTATTCAAGCAAGAGCTGCTCGAGCAGCGCCTTCTTCAACTGTTCTGGCAATGAGCAGGTGGTCTCGTTCCGAGCCGATTATCAGTGGACAAAGAATCTGATGCTTTACGCCGGCATTGCCTACTCCAAGGTCAACGGTGGTTTTGCATTCTCTTATCTGACCACGTCTACGTTCGACCCGACCGTGGGTTTAAGATTCACCTTCTGA
- a CDS encoding Arm DNA-binding domain-containing protein encodes MTFVAPLPRRFHEASSDRKTEGRNVSRTSTGMAKIRITKRTVEALKAAPKDFIAFDTDLPGFDVRVMPSGKRFFLVQYRRHGRTRRVMIGQFGIVTAELARREATIKRGSVELVD; translated from the coding sequence ATGACTTTCGTCGCACCGCTTCCACGACGCTTCCACGAAGCATCGTCTGATCGGAAAACTGAAGGTCGGAACGTTTCACGAACGAGTACAGGCATGGCAAAAATTAGGATCACCAAACGGACAGTCGAGGCTCTCAAGGCCGCACCGAAAGACTTCATCGCCTTCGATACCGATCTTCCGGGATTCGATGTGCGCGTCATGCCGAGCGGTAAGCGATTCTTTCTGGTGCAATACCGACGTCATGGCCGGACGCGCCGGGTCATGATTGGGCAATTCGGCATCGTGACAGCGGAGTTGGCGCGCCGCGAAGCAACAATCAAGCGTGGCAGCGTTGAGCTGGTGGACTGA
- a CDS encoding recombinase family protein — translation MKVALYARYSSDNQRDASITDQFRVCRAYAEKQGWQIVEEYSDHAISGASLLRAGVQALITDALRGRFQVVLAEAMDRLSRDQEDIAGVFKRMAYANVKIITLSEGEVTHLHVGLKGTMNALFLKDLADKTRRGLRGRVELGKSGGGNSYGYDVVKQFQTNGEPIRGDRVINTAEADVVRRIFRDYVVGKSAKRIAVELNKAGIAAPGRSDWGFSTINGNVKRGNGILNNEMYIGRIVWNRQRFIKDPETGKRQARPNPAAEWIIQEVPELRIVDDGLWNAAKARQAAVKTKREDNGSEVQNSFRDRRRPKYIFSGLIKCACCGGGYAMISADLIGCSTARNKGTCDNRRSIQREQLEARVLNALRYHLMDPALFNAKMVQLRSRKAELERLLVDAEEPPPLLHPEMATFYRAQVSALHEALQADTEATRLKAGEVLRSLVKEIVLTPEAGELKIDVRGDLAGILAVSLKTKTPATGAEVSQFEMVAGIGFEPMTFRL, via the coding sequence ATGAAGGTCGCACTCTATGCCCGCTACTCCAGCGACAACCAACGCGACGCCTCGATCACCGACCAGTTTCGCGTCTGCCGCGCCTACGCGGAGAAGCAAGGTTGGCAAATCGTTGAGGAATATTCCGACCACGCGATTTCGGGTGCATCGCTTCTGCGTGCCGGTGTTCAAGCGCTGATTACCGACGCTTTGCGCGGGCGGTTCCAAGTAGTGCTGGCCGAGGCGATGGATCGCCTCTCCCGTGACCAGGAAGACATCGCCGGCGTATTCAAGCGAATGGCTTACGCCAACGTAAAGATCATTACGCTATCCGAGGGCGAGGTCACGCACCTGCATGTTGGCCTCAAGGGCACGATGAACGCGCTCTTTCTCAAGGACCTCGCCGACAAAACGCGCCGAGGGCTGCGCGGCCGCGTCGAACTCGGCAAGTCGGGTGGTGGCAACTCCTACGGCTATGACGTCGTCAAGCAATTCCAGACAAACGGCGAGCCGATACGCGGCGACCGCGTTATCAATACGGCAGAAGCCGACGTGGTACGCCGGATCTTTCGTGACTATGTCGTTGGCAAGTCGGCGAAGCGGATCGCTGTTGAGCTAAATAAGGCTGGCATCGCGGCACCCGGACGTAGCGATTGGGGCTTCAGCACTATCAATGGCAACGTCAAGCGCGGTAACGGCATCCTCAACAATGAGATGTATATCGGCCGTATCGTCTGGAATCGTCAGCGGTTCATCAAGGACCCCGAAACCGGCAAGCGCCAGGCGCGTCCAAACCCAGCAGCCGAATGGATCATTCAGGAAGTACCAGAGTTGCGCATCGTCGATGATGGGCTCTGGAACGCCGCAAAGGCGCGACAGGCTGCCGTCAAGACAAAGCGCGAGGACAATGGCTCCGAGGTGCAAAACAGCTTCCGTGACCGCCGCCGCCCAAAATACATATTCTCGGGGTTGATAAAATGCGCTTGCTGCGGTGGCGGATACGCCATGATCTCGGCTGACCTCATCGGCTGCTCGACGGCGAGAAACAAGGGAACCTGTGATAACCGGAGGAGTATCCAGCGAGAGCAACTGGAGGCGCGCGTGCTGAATGCGCTGCGATATCACCTGATGGACCCCGCTCTGTTCAACGCAAAGATGGTTCAGCTTAGGAGCCGGAAGGCCGAACTCGAACGGCTGCTGGTTGACGCGGAAGAGCCACCGCCCCTGCTGCACCCCGAGATGGCAACCTTCTATCGCGCACAAGTCAGCGCTCTGCACGAGGCGTTGCAGGCTGATACCGAGGCAACTCGGCTGAAGGCTGGCGAGGTCCTGCGTTCCCTCGTGAAGGAGATCGTCCTCACGCCCGAGGCCGGGGAACTGAAGATCGACGTCCGGGGCGATTTGGCCGGAATCCTCGCGGTTTCTCTGAAAACGAAAACCCCAGCCACTGGGGCTGAGGTTTCGCAATTTGAGATGGTTGCGGGGATAGGATTTGAACCTATGACCTTCAGGTTATGA
- a CDS encoding Fic family protein, giving the protein MAAAFNLDTLRITPETLSRTAEIDEFKGAWRAIGRIAPERLSGLRRVATIESIGSSTRIEGAKLSNRDVERLLSHLQIGSFTTRDEQEVAGYAEVMDTVFDRWDAISLTENHFKQLHRDLLAHSSKDERHRGAYKTLANHVEAFDQDGKSLGVVFATASPFDTPRLMAELVSWVHDRENDKTLHPLLIISIFIVVFLEIHPFQDGNGRLSRILTTLMLLRAGYAYVPYSSLESVIEQSKEAYYLALRRTQGTIRTPEPNWDPWIEFFLRVLQQQKRRLETKIERERLILGDLPDLSVQILEIARGRGRVTVAEAVKVTGNSRNTVKDHLKALSDQGHLTRHGAGRGVWYAPA; this is encoded by the coding sequence ATGGCAGCGGCCTTCAATCTCGATACATTGCGGATCACGCCCGAGACTCTCTCGCGAACCGCCGAGATCGATGAGTTCAAGGGCGCCTGGCGTGCGATCGGCCGCATCGCGCCAGAGCGGCTATCGGGACTCCGTCGGGTCGCGACAATCGAGAGCATCGGCTCATCAACGCGCATCGAGGGCGCAAAGCTCAGTAATCGTGACGTCGAACGGCTGCTGTCCCACCTCCAAATCGGCTCATTCACCACTCGCGACGAGCAGGAGGTCGCAGGTTACGCGGAGGTCATGGACACGGTCTTCGATCGTTGGGACGCTATTTCGCTGACCGAAAATCACTTCAAGCAGCTTCACCGTGATCTGCTGGCTCATTCAAGCAAGGACGAGCGCCACCGTGGCGCGTACAAGACACTGGCAAATCACGTCGAAGCCTTCGACCAGGATGGCAAAAGTTTGGGCGTTGTGTTCGCGACAGCATCGCCCTTCGACACGCCGCGGCTGATGGCTGAGCTCGTGTCGTGGGTGCACGATAGGGAGAACGACAAGACGCTACATCCACTGCTGATCATCAGCATCTTCATTGTCGTCTTCCTCGAGATTCATCCCTTTCAGGATGGCAATGGGCGCCTGTCACGCATCCTGACGACATTGATGCTGCTCAGAGCCGGTTATGCCTATGTGCCCTACAGCTCGCTTGAGAGCGTAATCGAGCAGAGCAAGGAAGCCTACTATCTGGCCCTTCGGAGAACGCAGGGTACAATCCGCACGCCGGAGCCGAACTGGGATCCGTGGATAGAATTCTTTTTGCGCGTTTTGCAACAACAGAAGCGGCGCCTGGAAACGAAGATCGAACGCGAACGGCTCATTCTTGGCGATCTGCCCGATCTGTCAGTCCAGATTCTAGAAATAGCGCGCGGACGTGGGCGGGTGACGGTTGCTGAAGCCGTGAAAGTGACCGGAAACAGCCGCAATACTGTGAAAGACCATCTCAAGGCACTCTCGGACCAGGGCCACTTGACCCGTCACGGGGCAGGTAGAGGAGTTTGGTATGCGCCCGCTTGA
- a CDS encoding GntR family transcriptional regulator, whose protein sequence is MLKTKKHKTKSKGGETLASSAYERLRFDIISGIYEPGTKLLIRELCSRYEIGLSPVREALNRVSRDGLVQQNDQRGFTVAPLSEEDLEDINKTRCWSNEAALRASIANGDQAWEERVLIAFHRMSRLPGPAERDSGPIDPAWEQAHRAFHTALIDACGSKWLIDFCEQLFDAADRYRFLSRKHYQGSPLRRDDHRLIMEATLQRNVDVAVRLLKEHFTVTLEYGRIEVRRLNAAQAKLTKAAKIRTRSSKAGGTSVSKPA, encoded by the coding sequence ATGCTGAAGACCAAAAAACACAAAACAAAAAGCAAAGGTGGCGAAACGCTGGCCTCATCGGCTTACGAGCGGTTACGCTTCGACATCATCAGTGGCATTTACGAACCGGGCACGAAGCTGCTCATTCGCGAATTGTGCTCGCGCTACGAGATCGGCCTTAGTCCCGTTCGCGAAGCATTGAACCGCGTTTCACGAGACGGCCTGGTTCAGCAAAATGATCAGCGTGGGTTTACGGTCGCACCGCTCTCGGAAGAGGATCTCGAAGACATCAACAAGACCCGCTGCTGGAGCAACGAGGCCGCTTTGCGAGCATCGATCGCCAACGGCGATCAGGCCTGGGAAGAGCGTGTTCTTATCGCGTTCCATCGTATGTCGCGCCTGCCCGGTCCAGCCGAGCGCGACAGCGGCCCGATTGATCCCGCCTGGGAACAAGCACACCGCGCGTTTCACACCGCGCTGATAGACGCTTGCGGTTCCAAGTGGCTAATCGATTTCTGCGAGCAGCTGTTTGACGCCGCGGACCGCTACAGGTTTTTGTCCCGGAAACATTATCAGGGCAGCCCGCTGCGGCGGGACGACCATCGACTGATCATGGAAGCTACGCTGCAGCGGAATGTAGATGTAGCGGTGCGACTCCTAAAGGAGCACTTTACGGTAACACTTGAGTACGGACGAATTGAAGTTCGACGACTCAACGCTGCACAAGCAAAGCTGACCAAAGCCGCAAAGATCCGGACGAGATCTTCAAAAGCTGGCGGGACATCGGTTTCCAAGCCTGCCTGA
- a CDS encoding ABC transporter substrate-binding protein yields MSKLFRKLIALPIAMWSALILDPASAQKVSGDPIKIGVILPLTGAGASLGINQRNGAVLAEKAINGSGGFKGRPIKLIVEDDATNPDTASSKANGLIYGEKVIAIIGPGQAANTLAVGGVTSAIKMPQVALSGLGPAAELERKCVFHVSPPLSLNARAMLDYARSLGIKRAGVLYDSGYGSVVYTELRKYAESYGIELVATEKFEISATDTTTQAAKIRASSPAGIFVIGITGVPIRSIRQLQVKLPIIAAAGQANYEIAKSMGDAADNVAFPEFLVGEDPLPNQKEFVALYQAQYNKLPKISEAMGWDAVHILLAAFDKVGPDAGNEKLCEALRGPYSGVMSAYDFSAADLNGIKLSDFIFSKLVAGQFTRLPFKAKE; encoded by the coding sequence ATGTCGAAACTCTTTCGAAAATTGATCGCTCTCCCCATTGCGATGTGGTCGGCGCTCATCTTGGACCCGGCAAGCGCGCAAAAAGTCTCCGGCGACCCGATCAAGATCGGCGTTATCCTGCCCCTTACCGGCGCCGGAGCCTCGTTAGGCATAAATCAACGCAACGGTGCGGTATTGGCCGAGAAGGCCATCAACGGCTCGGGCGGATTCAAAGGCCGGCCGATCAAGCTGATCGTGGAAGACGACGCCACAAATCCTGATACTGCCAGCAGCAAAGCGAATGGCCTGATCTACGGAGAAAAGGTCATCGCCATCATAGGACCGGGACAAGCAGCCAATACCCTGGCGGTAGGCGGCGTCACGAGTGCTATCAAGATGCCGCAGGTTGCATTGTCCGGACTTGGGCCCGCGGCGGAGCTGGAGCGGAAATGCGTGTTCCATGTCTCTCCGCCCCTGTCCCTGAACGCCCGCGCCATGCTGGACTATGCTCGATCGCTCGGGATCAAACGAGCCGGAGTGCTGTACGACTCCGGCTACGGTAGCGTGGTGTATACCGAACTTCGCAAATATGCCGAGAGCTACGGAATCGAACTCGTGGCCACCGAGAAATTCGAAATCTCGGCAACCGACACCACGACGCAAGCGGCCAAGATCCGCGCCAGCAGCCCGGCGGGGATCTTCGTCATAGGCATCACCGGTGTCCCGATCCGCAGCATCCGCCAGCTGCAAGTCAAGCTTCCGATCATTGCCGCTGCCGGCCAGGCAAACTACGAAATCGCGAAGAGCATGGGGGACGCTGCAGATAATGTTGCGTTCCCCGAATTCCTGGTGGGCGAGGACCCATTGCCGAACCAAAAAGAGTTCGTCGCGCTGTACCAAGCGCAATACAACAAATTGCCGAAGATCAGCGAGGCGATGGGTTGGGATGCCGTTCACATACTCCTCGCGGCGTTCGACAAGGTCGGGCCAGATGCGGGCAATGAGAAGCTGTGCGAGGCGCTGCGGGGCCCCTATTCAGGCGTCATGAGCGCGTATGATTTTTCGGCGGCTGATCTCAACGGCATCAAGCTGTCCGATTTCATCTTTTCAAAGCTGGTGGCGGGTCAATTCACACGTCTTCCGTTCAAGGCGAAAGAGTAG
- a CDS encoding SDR family oxidoreductase, with the protein MDLGLKDQSAIVCASSRGLGEACATALSREGVRVYINGRNKTPLEEAAARIETASGRRPHAVVADIATEEGRQRLIDACPEAGILVNNNAGPPPGKLEDWDRAAWIAALESNMLAPILLIKALLPGMRARRFGRIVNITSAMVKSPAPGMGLSTAARAGLTALCKSISHEAARDNVTINNLLPERIDTGRQRFMAERMMKEQGISMEEARSQIAETISAKRFGLPSEFADACAFICSAQAGFISGQNLQLDGGSYSGLI; encoded by the coding sequence ATGGACCTCGGACTAAAAGACCAGTCGGCCATCGTTTGCGCCTCCTCGCGGGGTCTTGGCGAAGCCTGCGCCACGGCGTTGTCGCGTGAAGGCGTGCGCGTCTACATCAATGGACGCAACAAAACGCCGTTAGAGGAAGCCGCGGCGCGGATCGAAACTGCGAGCGGTCGCCGGCCCCATGCGGTGGTCGCCGATATCGCCACGGAAGAGGGGCGCCAGCGCCTGATCGATGCGTGTCCCGAAGCCGGCATACTGGTCAATAACAATGCTGGTCCACCGCCCGGAAAGCTCGAGGACTGGGATCGGGCCGCCTGGATCGCTGCACTGGAAAGCAACATGCTGGCGCCCATCCTGCTGATCAAGGCGCTATTGCCGGGCATGCGGGCGCGGCGCTTCGGCCGCATCGTCAACATTACGTCGGCTATGGTCAAGTCGCCTGCCCCCGGCATGGGTCTTTCGACGGCGGCCCGCGCCGGCCTGACTGCATTGTGCAAGTCGATCTCGCACGAGGCAGCTCGCGACAACGTCACCATCAACAATCTGTTGCCGGAGCGGATCGATACTGGACGCCAGCGTTTCATGGCTGAACGGATGATGAAGGAGCAAGGCATCTCGATGGAGGAGGCACGCAGTCAAATTGCCGAAACCATCTCTGCCAAGCGTTTCGGATTGCCGAGTGAATTCGCCGATGCCTGCGCTTTCATTTGTTCGGCTCAGGCCGGCTTTATCTCCGGCCAGAATCTGCAACTCGACGGCGGTTCCTACAGCGGTCTCATCTGA
- a CDS encoding 2Fe-2S iron-sulfur cluster-binding protein produces the protein MRNVTINVNGTSETREIENRTLLVHFLRDHLKLTGTHVGCDTSQCGACVVHLDGRSVKSCAVLAVQADGATVLTIEAIGTEEKLHPMQEAFRDHHGLQCGFCTAGMVMHAIDMVRHFPDLDEETVRHQLDGNICRCTGYQNIVTAIQAGAVAMRG, from the coding sequence ATGCGGAACGTAACGATCAACGTGAATGGGACGAGCGAAACACGCGAAATCGAAAACCGAACTCTGTTGGTGCACTTCCTGCGCGACCATCTGAAACTGACCGGAACACATGTGGGCTGCGACACCAGCCAGTGCGGCGCATGCGTGGTGCATCTCGACGGCCGCAGTGTGAAATCCTGCGCTGTCCTTGCGGTGCAAGCCGATGGTGCCACGGTCTTGACCATCGAGGCGATCGGTACCGAAGAAAAGCTCCATCCGATGCAGGAGGCGTTTCGCGATCACCATGGTCTGCAATGCGGTTTCTGCACCGCGGGTATGGTGATGCACGCCATCGACATGGTCCGGCATTTCCCCGATCTTGATGAAGAAACCGTGCGCCATCAGTTGGACGGCAACATCTGCCGTTGCACCGGTTATCAAAATATCGTCACGGCAATTCAGGCCGGCGCTGTCGCTATGCGCGGCTGA
- a CDS encoding FAD binding domain-containing protein: MHEFEYHRPKTLAEASALLQQEADGKLLAGGQTLIPTLRQRLASPSALIDLAGLPELTGIERTGQVISIGAMTRYAAIVESPLVRTVLPSIARMVAMIGDPLVRNRGTIGGSLANNDPTADLPAAALALDARMITDRRSIDAHDFFVDLFTTALLPGEILTRIDFPMPRRAAYIKFRNPASRYAVVGVFVSEGPAGIAVAVTGAGPKVFRQKAFEAALAREFSPASLVGITVDSDGLNSDLHASADYRANLVSVLARRAVAAAISA; this comes from the coding sequence ATGCACGAGTTTGAATACCATCGTCCGAAGACCCTGGCCGAGGCTTCCGCGCTCCTGCAGCAGGAGGCGGACGGCAAGCTGCTGGCTGGCGGCCAGACTCTGATCCCGACCCTGCGACAACGGCTGGCGTCACCGTCGGCGCTGATCGATCTCGCCGGCCTTCCGGAACTGACTGGAATTGAGAGAACTGGGCAGGTTATTTCGATCGGAGCCATGACACGCTACGCGGCAATCGTGGAATCGCCGCTCGTACGGACCGTACTGCCGTCGATCGCGCGCATGGTTGCAATGATCGGCGATCCGCTCGTCCGCAATCGCGGCACTATCGGCGGTTCGCTCGCGAACAACGATCCGACGGCCGATCTGCCGGCGGCGGCTCTTGCGTTGGATGCCCGGATGATCACCGATCGGCGGTCGATCGACGCTCACGATTTCTTTGTCGATCTGTTCACGACGGCGCTATTGCCCGGCGAGATTCTGACACGAATAGATTTTCCGATGCCTCGTCGTGCCGCCTACATCAAGTTTCGCAATCCGGCTTCGCGCTACGCGGTGGTCGGCGTGTTCGTTTCCGAGGGGCCAGCCGGCATAGCTGTGGCGGTGACGGGTGCCGGTCCGAAAGTGTTTCGGCAAAAGGCGTTCGAAGCAGCACTGGCACGCGAATTCTCGCCGGCTTCGCTCGTCGGTATCACGGTGGACTCAGATGGTCTTAACAGCGATCTCCATGCGTCGGCAGATTATCGGGCCAATTTGGTTTCGGTGTTGGCCCGGCGAGCGGTGGCCGCGGCCATTTCGGCATGA
- a CDS encoding fumarylacetoacetate hydrolase family protein produces the protein MVFDNAGKKSLGLRVGDRLLDLTQLEPNQPADVADVLRQGPNELDRLAGLAGGAPKNAWRPAGDVALLPPTMRVGKIICLGLNYIDHAAEAGLQKPDYPVVFLRAATSLVGHGHPMMRPRCSDKLDYEGELVAFIGKTGRHITRDEALSHIAGYSVFNDGSIRDYQTRTPQWTVGKNFDGTGGFGPEFVSADELPPGAKGLTIQTRLNGHLVQDAKTDDMVFDVAETVALLSECMTLEVGDLLVMGTPSGIGAVRKPPLWMKPGDICEVSIERLGVLRNPIAQEA, from the coding sequence ATGGTCTTCGACAATGCAGGGAAAAAAAGTCTCGGGTTGCGCGTGGGTGACCGGCTCCTGGATCTGACGCAACTCGAGCCGAACCAGCCAGCAGACGTCGCAGACGTATTGCGACAGGGGCCCAACGAGCTGGATCGACTGGCAGGATTGGCTGGCGGTGCGCCGAAGAATGCCTGGCGGCCGGCCGGAGACGTCGCGCTGTTGCCACCCACAATGCGTGTCGGAAAGATCATCTGCCTCGGATTGAACTACATCGATCATGCCGCCGAAGCGGGACTTCAGAAGCCGGACTATCCGGTGGTGTTCCTTCGTGCGGCAACGTCGCTCGTTGGCCACGGGCATCCTATGATGCGGCCGCGTTGCTCCGATAAGCTGGATTACGAAGGCGAGTTGGTTGCATTCATCGGCAAAACCGGTCGCCATATCACGCGCGACGAGGCGTTGTCGCACATCGCGGGCTACAGCGTGTTCAACGACGGCTCGATTCGCGACTATCAAACCCGCACGCCGCAGTGGACCGTGGGCAAGAACTTCGACGGCACCGGCGGCTTTGGACCCGAATTCGTTTCCGCGGACGAACTGCCGCCCGGAGCGAAGGGCCTCACGATCCAAACCCGCTTGAACGGCCATTTGGTGCAGGACGCCAAGACCGACGACATGGTGTTCGACGTGGCGGAGACTGTGGCTCTGCTTTCGGAATGCATGACACTGGAAGTCGGCGACCTTCTGGTGATGGGAACGCCTTCCGGGATCGGCGCAGTACGGAAGCCGCCCCTTTGGATGAAGCCGGGCGACATCTGCGAAGTCTCCATCGAGCGCCTTGGCGTATTGCGCAACCCTATTGCCCAAGAGGCTTGA
- a CDS encoding malonic semialdehyde reductase has protein sequence MSLCQAGLDLLFNSARSHNGWQDKPVTEAQLRQLYDLMKFGPTSLNSSPARIVFALSDSAKQRVVEAVSPGNVEKTRTAPVIAIVGYDLDFAAKLPALFPHKPEATKLFHDKPELIQDTAFRNSSLQGAYSIMASRALGLDCGPMSGFDPQKIKQAFFSGQRVRVNFLCGIGYGDPSKLFPRSPRLAFAEACSVI, from the coding sequence ATGTCCTTGTGCCAAGCAGGGCTCGACCTGTTGTTCAACTCGGCGCGCAGCCATAACGGGTGGCAGGACAAGCCAGTGACCGAAGCGCAATTGCGCCAGCTCTATGATCTGATGAAATTTGGTCCCACAAGCCTGAACAGCTCGCCGGCCCGCATTGTTTTTGCACTCAGCGATTCCGCAAAGCAACGAGTCGTCGAGGCGGTGAGCCCAGGTAATGTGGAGAAGACCCGTACCGCGCCGGTGATTGCGATTGTCGGCTACGACCTCGACTTCGCGGCAAAATTACCCGCGCTCTTCCCGCACAAGCCGGAAGCTACGAAGTTGTTCCATGACAAGCCGGAATTGATCCAGGACACCGCGTTCCGCAATAGCAGTTTGCAGGGAGCTTACTCGATTATGGCGTCTCGTGCGCTGGGCCTCGATTGCGGGCCGATGTCCGGCTTTGATCCGCAAAAGATAAAGCAGGCGTTTTTCTCCGGCCAGCGAGTCCGCGTCAATTTCCTCTGCGGTATCGGCTATGGCGATCCTTCGAAACTATTTCCGCGGAGCCCGCGTCTGGCTTTTGCAGAAGCGTGCAGCGTCATCTGA
- a CDS encoding carbon monoxide dehydrogenase subunit G has protein sequence MQLQGEQLIPASRSTVWEALNDEKVLRACIPGCEDLQRTGEDSFEATVTAKIGPVKARFKGRVTLSEIDPPNGYVISGEAQGGLAAGFGKGIARVTLEDGDGGTLLRYSADAQIGGKLAQLGARLIEPVAAKMADGFFSSFNRLVGDASSGSVNRAGFAGGNLV, from the coding sequence ATGCAGTTACAAGGTGAGCAACTAATTCCGGCTTCTCGCTCAACAGTATGGGAGGCGTTGAACGACGAGAAAGTTCTGCGCGCGTGCATTCCCGGTTGCGAAGATTTGCAGCGAACCGGTGAGGACAGCTTCGAAGCCACCGTTACTGCGAAGATCGGGCCGGTAAAGGCACGTTTCAAGGGAAGGGTTACCTTATCGGAAATCGATCCGCCCAACGGCTATGTCATCAGTGGTGAAGCCCAAGGCGGTTTGGCCGCGGGCTTCGGTAAGGGGATAGCCCGTGTCACGTTGGAAGATGGGGATGGCGGAACCCTCCTCCGATACAGCGCCGATGCCCAGATCGGCGGCAAACTTGCGCAACTGGGGGCTCGCTTGATCGAGCCTGTTGCTGCAAAGATGGCCGACGGGTTTTTCTCAAGCTTCAACCGTTTGGTGGGCGACGCATCGAGCGGATCAGTGAACCGCGCCGGGTTTGCCGGAGGCAATTTGGTTTAA